The bacterium genome includes a region encoding these proteins:
- a CDS encoding competence/damage-inducible protein A, translated as MKAEIVSVGTELLLGEIVDTNASTLSQKLAELGIDVHYRHTVGDNHTRLTEVIATALGRADIVILTGGLGPTEDDLTREAIAAATGQPLVRVPESEQRLREFFAARNRPLADSNLKQADAPVGAVHLENVCGTAPGIFMRWQGRLIFAAPGPPTEMREMAQRSILPILRQELGGAQQLFTRSLQLMDIGESQVADILGDIISAQTDPTLALYAAPANVRIRMATKAPDEASAEAKFAPVEARIRELLGNHVFGLDSQTMAEVVEQLLRERGQTLAVAESCTGGLLASRITDISGASDVFLAGVVSYANEAKTSLLGVPAEIIAEHGAVSEECARAMAEGVRRVAGADYGLATTGIAGPTGGTDDKPVGLVYMALADERGTIVQKQFWPGTREQFKQRVSQMVLGMLRKRILGVE; from the coding sequence TTGAAAGCGGAAATCGTCTCAGTTGGCACCGAGCTTCTGCTGGGCGAGATCGTTGATACCAATGCCTCAACTCTGTCGCAGAAACTGGCGGAACTGGGGATTGACGTCCACTACCGGCACACGGTGGGGGACAATCACACTCGCCTGACGGAAGTCATAGCGACTGCCCTTGGCCGGGCGGATATTGTCATACTCACGGGTGGCCTCGGCCCCACCGAGGACGACCTCACCCGTGAGGCTATTGCGGCGGCCACCGGGCAGCCTCTGGTTCGTGTCCCCGAGTCCGAGCAGCGTCTCCGCGAGTTCTTCGCCGCGCGGAACCGCCCCCTCGCCGACAGCAACCTCAAGCAGGCTGACGCCCCCGTGGGCGCCGTCCACCTCGAGAACGTGTGCGGCACCGCGCCCGGCATCTTCATGCGCTGGCAGGGCCGGCTGATCTTCGCGGCGCCCGGTCCCCCGACCGAGATGCGCGAGATGGCTCAGCGCAGCATCCTGCCGATCCTGCGGCAGGAACTCGGCGGCGCCCAGCAACTCTTCACGCGGTCGCTGCAGCTCATGGATATCGGCGAGTCGCAGGTCGCCGACATCCTCGGGGACATCATCTCCGCCCAGACCGACCCCACGCTGGCCCTGTACGCCGCCCCGGCCAATGTGCGTATCCGCATGGCCACCAAGGCGCCCGATGAGGCCTCGGCCGAGGCGAAGTTCGCCCCCGTCGAGGCCCGGATCCGCGAGCTGCTCGGCAACCATGTCTTTGGCCTCGACAGCCAGACCATGGCCGAGGTCGTCGAGCAACTCCTGCGCGAGCGCGGGCAGACACTGGCGGTGGCCGAGAGCTGCACGGGCGGCCTGCTGGCCAGCCGCATCACAGACATCTCCGGCGCCTCCGATGTCTTCCTCGCGGGCGTCGTGTCCTACGCCAATGAGGCGAAGACCAGCCTCCTCGGGGTGCCGGCGGAGATCATCGCGGAGCACGGGGCGGTCAGCGAGGAGTGCGCCCGGGCCATGGCGGAAGGCGTACGCCGCGTAGCCGGGGCCGACTATGGCCTGGCCACGACGGGCATCGCCGGGCCGACCGGCGGCACGGACGACAAGCCGGTGGGGCTGGTGTACATGGCCCTGGCCGACGAGCGTGGAACGATTGTGCAGAAGCAGTTCTGGCCGGGCACGCGCGAGCAGTTCAAGCAGCGCGTGTCGCAGATGGTGCTGGGCATGTTGCGCAAGAGGATACTGGGGGTCGAGTAA